The proteins below come from a single Leptidea sinapis chromosome 20, ilLepSina1.1, whole genome shotgun sequence genomic window:
- the LOC126970291 gene encoding reticulocyte-binding protein homolog 2a isoform X2: MTETWSARSSGAEEGRPRWGDRGVATGRLWEPTAPNARLPQVPNQNKSTPAWVERGLNMIENTSDMLVIDQGSSSNSRLEFDKSSCNGSDEGRTYLRGQNVPLEPEIKAQRETKRIKALELQSAILSQLEEREKQKQDEKERRLREERLEELRIQRQQDEDRMKVEEEKRRNDERLKNEQKKIDALKKALEDAEKKARLEKEKRFKCHKQAVCGSVFSENNNIEKINEKQCESVQCSPKKIASPTKSSRTYDVHSAYSQKKDNISQPTSPLNSPRSIGNGNLNLYIHTVPPLKLADNQFNILPIGIANPSENNCQPNSIQLAVLVPQNFNNSYYSLSLHSSTPEDGSNLGKVLTPSKYRSMKTKDVSTQTDDQLCKDRINVDGTDRCGDNVYVNIDEDAPQETNNTKKDRRLRYDNKFRKEIENRPKWGANRPQAQYKKQSEKDPFYTQKRKLRQKCKPTVREYLSQSSEDSRSPSPLASTDKNSENWLKPRYSLSQSYWNAKNNSRDISIANDECENETKYSSDFISLSQISNKDDTKGTKMSPSKRLTLSQKFINDKYGSRRLWPEEAIGKITKYNTDIDLPKRIC; encoded by the exons GTGCCTAATCAAAACAAGAGTACACCAGCGTGGGTAGAACGGGGATTAAATATGATAGAAAACACATCTGACATGCTTGTCATAGACCAAGGAAGTTCAAGTAATTCAAGACTAGAATTTGATAAATCTTCTTGCAATGGCAGTGATGAAGGAAG aaCATACCTTCGTGGGCAAAATGTTCCTTTAGAACCTGAAATAAAAGCACAGAGAGAAACGAAACGAATTAAGGCATTAGAACTTCAATCGGCTATTTTAAGTCAATTAGAAGAGCGTGAAAAACAGAAACAGGACGAAAAAGAAAGAAGGCTACGAGAAGAAAGACTCGAAGAACTAAGAATTCAAAGACAGCAGGACGAAGATAGGATGAAAGTTGAAGAAGAAAAACGAAGAAATGACGAAAGGctaaaaaatgaacaaaaaaaaattgacgctTTAAAAAAGGCACTCGAGGATGCCGAAAAAAAAGCAAGGCTCGAAAAAGAAAAACGGTTCAAGTGTCATAAACAAGCTGTGTGTGGAAGTGTATTCAGTGAAAATAACAATATagaaaaaatcaatgaaaaacaATGTGAATCCGTTCAATGTAGTCCTAAAAAAATAGCAAGTCCTACAAAATCAAGTAGGACGTACGATGTACATTCGGCTTACAGCCAAAAAAAGGACAATATATCTCAACCGACGTCTCCCTTGAATTCACCTCGATCTATTGGAAATGGAAACTTAAACCTATACATACACACGGTGCCACCGCTAAAATTAGCCGATAACCAATTTAATATACTACCAATTGGAATTGCCAATCCAAGTGAAAACAATTGTCAACCAAATAGTATACAACTAGCAGTATTAGTTccgcaaaattttaataatagttattacaGTTTATCACTTCATTCAAGCACACCCGAAGATGGGTCCAACCTAGGCAAAGTATTGACCCCTAGTAAATATCGCAGTATGAAAACGAAAGATGTTTCTACACAAACTGATGATCAGCTATGTAAGGACAGAATAAACGTTGATGGAACAGACAGATGTGGAGATAATGTCTACGTAAATATAGATGAAGATGCTCCACAGGAAACAAATAATACAAAGAAGGACCGTCGCTTACGTTATGATAACAAATTCAGAAAGGAGATAGAAAATCGACCTAAATGGGGAGCGAACCGCCCTCAAGCTCAGTACAAAAAGCAAAGTGAAAAAGATCCATTCTACACACAAAAGCGTAAATTACGCCAGAAATGCAAACCTACAGTAAGAGAATATTTATCCCAATCTAGTGAAGATAGCAGATCACCTAGTCCATTGGCTAGTACTGATAAAAACTCAGAAAATTGGCTCAAGCCGCGATACTCTTTGAGTCAATCTTATTGGAATGCTAAAAACAATAGTCGAGATATATCAATTGCTAATGATGAATGTGAGAATGAAACCAAATATTCGTCAGATTTTATTTCCCTTTCACAGATATCAAATAAAGATGATACTAAAGGAACAAAGATGTCTCCATCAAAACGTTTAACTCTTTCGCAAAAGTTCATCAATGATAAATACGGAAGCAGGCGATTGTGGCCTGAAGAGGCAATCggtaaaatcacaaaatataatactgaTATTGATCTACCTAAAAGAATCTGTTAG
- the LOC126970332 gene encoding uncharacterized protein LOC126970332: protein MSKLDDLFDKKKDEAPMLDLSKVVINTADEYRAVLDKVPDFKTRPEKVRTEDIKIKDRKEDQKTKTPKKEIRAYEKLGTRGYEETHFTFMDPIPVEMQGLKFDDICAVPIEWRMLTSIRPKSKQDEEYFNRLIELGKSELKTKAKEKRDQAKFNMIKKTKNRAGVTETRIISCSECGEEYCNGKMCVITNYDMFARLKLEVEPKTRRAQASPAQVGKLRRKKRARRKPRSKSAAPLAGSRKPASRKHGTRSDSEL, encoded by the exons ATGTCAAAATTAGATGACCTGTTTGACAAAAAGAAGGATGAGGCACCAATGCTGGATTTATCGAAAGTGGTTATCAATACAGCCGACGAATATAGAGCAGTATTGGATAAAGTTCCCGACTTCAAGACTCGACCTGAAAAG GTTAGAACTGaagatatcaaaataaaagatAGGAAAGAGgaccaaaaaacaaaaacaccaaaaaaagaaataagagcGTATGAGAAGTTAGGAACTCGAGGCTACGAAGAAACACATTTCACATTTATGGATCCGATACCTGTAGAGATGCAAGGGTTAAAATTTGACGATATTTGTGCGGTGCCTATCGAATGGCGAATGCTTACATCAATTCGTCCCAAATCTAAACAAgatgaagaatattttaacAG gttaATTGAATTGGGCAAATCGGAGCTAAAAACAAAGGCTAAGGAGAAAAGGGATCAAGCAAAATTCAACAtgattaaaaaaacaaagaacCGTGCAGGTGTAACAGAAACAAGAATTATCTCTTGTTCCGAATGCGGAGAAGAATATTGTAATG GTAAAATGTGCGTGATcacaaattacgatatgttTGCCCGTTTGAAACTAGAAGTGGAGCCAAAAACGAGACGGGCCCAAGCCAGTCCAGCACAAGTTGGCAAACTGCGGCGAAAGAAGCGAGCACGGCGAAAACCTCGCAGCAAAAGTGCGGCGCCCCTAGCGGGCAGTCGGAAGCCAGCGAGCAGAAAACATGGCACTCGAAGTGATTCGGAGTTGTAA
- the LOC126970322 gene encoding uncharacterized protein DDB_G0286299-like, whose protein sequence is MELLKQVSSTQFFFPAAAVAVVLVCTALVFMFGFHTAEQPQFDKLPLVLDDRKSSNKKRKIKEKKSSPNRTSNDDGKTKNENSKKSPSKEKKEEKVKETEKPKQKEKTEIKLVKKDVEPKKVKKNKAADVEKPADFDDGLWEEVPKKSDKKKVKGNEKESPIKETKKNEKESPIKETKKNKKKAKENDVEITSPVDNTEEAIKVISVVGPGADEEATKALQAQVEELQRVLKEAELRDLGISNTEANDVTEEEHTEVKDLRSNKKKENKEKQNKKKEAVAVAKVVSKSEENSDSDKQEEKKSGPVFDELGDTWTEAKVAKKSKKKVRKDQ, encoded by the exons ATGGAGTTGTTGAAGCAAGTGTCTAGCACACAATTTTTCTTTCCCGCTGCAGCCGTTGCGGTTGTGTTAGTATGCACGGCTCTTGTATTTATGTTCGGTTTCCATACGGCTGAACAACCGCAATTCGATAAACTACCCTTGGTGCTAGACGACAGAAAATCTTCCAATAAGAAAAGGAAAATAAAGGAAAAG aAGTCTTCACCTAATCGTACATCAAATGATGATGGCAAgactaaaaatgaaaattccAAGAAATCTCCATCAAAAGAGAAAAAAGAAGAGAAAGTGAAAGAAACTGAAAAACCGAAACAAAAAGAAAAGACAGAAATAAAGTTGGTCAAAAAGGATGTAGAACCCAAAAAAGTAAAGAAGAACAAGGCAGCTGATGTAGAGAAACCAGCAGACTTTGATGATGGCTTGTGGGAGGAAGTGCCCAAGAAGAGTGATAAGAAAAAAGTGAAGGGAAATGAAAAGGAGAGTCCAATAAAGGAGACCAAGAAAAATGAAAAGGAGAGTCCAATAAAGGAGACcaagaaaaacaaaaagaagGCAAAAGAGAATGATGTTGAGATCACATCACCTGTTGATAATACAGAGGAAGCAATCAAAGTTATAAGTGTTGTAGGACCTGGTGCAGATGAGGAGGCAACTAAAGCACTTCAAGCTCAAGTAGAGGAATTGCAAAGAGTATTGAAGGAG GCTGAACTTCGTGATCTGGGAATATCCAATACTGAAGCAAATGATGTCACTGAAGAAGAACACACTGAAGTGAAAGATCTCAGAAGCAACAAAAAGAAGGAGAATAAAGAAAAGCAAAACAAGAAGAAAGAG GCTGTGGCTGTTGCCAAGGTTGTTTCAAAGTCGGAAGAAAATTCAGACTCTGATAAACAAGAGGAGAAGAAGTCTGGACCAGTGTTTGATGAACTTGGAG atACTTGGACTGAAGCAAAAGTAGCTAAGAAGAGCAAAAAGAAGGTGCGCAAGGACCAATGA
- the LOC126970334 gene encoding uncharacterized protein C7orf50 homolog, with amino-acid sequence MGKRKNKKSFESESNEIDTDNVIDENINMGEKHIDENISDSESESKPKKPKKKKKNKEPIPSEESSSKKGKKSIRQMKKERYAERQAEAAALSKDQFKTQCLNYLSQWKHDRQNWKFMKVKQGWLYRNKFSKQLVPESLWPVLVEYFDSAQGNIRKMLLDDANKIIKQMDDWMESQDKNNDLHNEDETETNDSSKPDDIVYNRARNLIQCLQE; translated from the coding sequence ATGGGTAagcgaaaaaataaaaaaagtttcgaAAGCGAATCAAATGAAATAGATACTGACAATGTTATTGacgaaaatattaatatgggtGAAAAGCATATAGATGAAAATATATCGGATTCAGAGTCTGAATCAAAAcctaaaaaacccaaaaaaaagaaaaagaacaaAGAGCCCATTCCATCAGAAGAGAGTTCAtctaaaaaaggaaaaaaatcaATCCGTCAAATGAAAAAGGAAAGATATGCAGAAAGGCAAGCCGAAGCTGCAGCTTTGTCGAAAGACCAGTTTAAGACTCAATGTCTTAATTATTTGTCCCAATGGAAACATGACAGACAAAATTGGAAATTTATGAAAGTAAAACAAGGTTGGCTatatagaaataagttttcaaaGCAACTCGTTCCAGAATCTTTATGGCCCGTTTTAGTAGAATATTTTGATTCTGCTCAAggaaatattagaaaaatgttATTGGATGATGCAAATAAGATTATCAAACAAATGGATGACTGGATGGAATCGCAAGACAAGAATAATGATTTACATAATGAAGATGAAACGGAAACCAATGATTCTAGTAAACCTGAtgatattgtttataatagAGCCAGGAATTTAATACAATGTTTACAAGAATaa
- the LOC126970337 gene encoding thioredoxin, mitochondrial, which yields MLTRNATSLFFRKCYYDTTTPFFRKFTLTPANCEIVKIQSSDDFKAKVINSKLPVIVDFFATWCNPCKLLTPRLESIISENKGKIILAKVDIDEQTDLALDYEVSSVPVLVAIKNGKVQQRLVGLQDTDKLRKWIEQFASEDTELKVKA from the exons atgttGACCAGGAATGCAACATCACTTTTTTTCCGCAAATGCTACTATGATACGACGACCCCATTTTTCAGAAAATTTACACTAACTCCTGCAAATTGTGAGATAGTGAAAATCCAGAGTAGTGATGATTTTAAAGCCAAAGTAATCAATAGTAAACTGCCGGTCATAGTCGACTTTTTCGCTac GTGGTGTAACCCCTGTAAGCTTCTCACACCACGTCTTGAATCAATAATTTCCGAAAATAAAGGAAAAATTATTTTGGCGAAAGTTGACATAGACGAGCAAACAGATCTCGCCCTTGACTATGAAGTGAGTTCTGTTCCTGTTCTTGTGGCTATAAAAAATGGAAAAGTACAACAACGTCTTGTAGGTCTACAAGATACTGACAAACTACGTAAATGGATTGAGCAATTTGCATCAGAGGACACTGAACTAAAAGTtaaagcataa